The following are encoded together in the Candidatus Tectomicrobia bacterium genome:
- a CDS encoding RNA polymerase sigma factor — MDREAFLRALLPQLNSLYSFSRWLTHDGDEAEDIVHDALSRVFLNGNCNLEGGEIRTYLFTIIRRTYINRLRRGRYEATSAGYPEDESTLSAPSEKGGFSELPPELLRQDLNEALAGLHPDSRSVVILADVEGFSVDEIAQVMNIPAGTVKSKLWRAHQALRKKLKVYQEPKGK, encoded by the coding sequence GTGGACCGAGAAGCCTTTCTCCGGGCCCTATTGCCCCAGCTGAATTCCCTCTACAGCTTCTCCCGTTGGCTCACCCATGACGGCGATGAGGCCGAGGATATCGTTCACGACGCACTTTCCCGCGTATTTTTGAACGGAAACTGCAATTTAGAGGGAGGAGAAATCCGAACTTATTTGTTTACAATCATTAGGAGGACCTACATCAACCGGCTGAGGCGGGGCCGGTACGAGGCGACTTCCGCCGGCTACCCCGAGGACGAATCCACACTCTCCGCCCCGTCGGAGAAGGGCGGGTTCTCGGAGCTGCCGCCCGAGCTTCTCCGGCAGGACCTGAACGAGGCGCTCGCGGGCCTCCATCCGGACAGCCGGAGCGTCGTGATCCTGGCGGACGTGGAAGGGTTTTCGGTCGACGAGATCGCCCAGGTGATGAACATTCCGGCCGGGACGGTGAAAAGCAAGCTGTGGCGGGCGCACCAGGCGCTCCGCAAGAAACTGAAGGTTTACCAGGAGCCGAAGGGAAAATGA
- a CDS encoding alpha/beta hydrolase, which yields MSRKLTRRRDSQQWILDYVAKSSGMVQNFEDEKFELPRGVKNYKMIGKFQGADAAHKEAVARAAEEAGHKETALEAYVQAAESYRKGQHVIYEDDHPQKLKLHAGLIRCYDKAASLAPYPIERIEVPFEGKQIQILLHLLPDRRKAPCVLYIPGMDQTKEFYPYILQNDFHRRGMHACAMDGPGQGMSNIRKIRVTDDNYERAAQAVVNYLASRPEIDGDRIGAFGISFGSFWAPRLAALEPRLKACAAASAMLSGTRHIFEETSPRFKQIFMYMAGVSDEEAFDRMVEKMTLDGHAERIRCPVLLGTGEFDPLSPVEGALALFGRLNCPKELWILENEFHRVWGMKGLGGLDLNPFAADWLREALNGNIRPGHKEIVYVRQGSGAGPYKGDLPEDYPGRW from the coding sequence ATGTCCAGGAAGCTGACCCGCCGCCGCGACAGCCAGCAGTGGATCCTCGACTACGTCGCCAAGAGCTCGGGCATGGTCCAGAACTTCGAGGACGAGAAGTTCGAGCTGCCGCGCGGCGTCAAGAACTACAAGATGATCGGCAAGTTCCAGGGCGCGGACGCCGCCCACAAGGAGGCCGTGGCCCGGGCCGCCGAGGAGGCGGGGCACAAGGAGACGGCGCTCGAGGCCTACGTCCAGGCGGCCGAGTCCTACCGCAAGGGCCAGCACGTCATCTACGAGGACGACCACCCGCAGAAGCTCAAGCTCCACGCGGGCCTCATCCGCTGCTACGACAAGGCCGCCTCACTCGCCCCCTACCCCATCGAGCGGATCGAGGTGCCCTTCGAGGGCAAGCAGATCCAGATCCTGCTCCACCTGCTGCCGGACCGGCGCAAGGCCCCCTGCGTGCTCTACATCCCGGGGATGGACCAGACCAAGGAGTTCTACCCCTACATCCTCCAGAACGATTTCCATCGCCGGGGGATGCACGCCTGCGCCATGGACGGCCCCGGCCAGGGAATGTCGAACATCCGCAAGATCCGCGTGACGGACGACAACTACGAGCGCGCGGCCCAGGCCGTGGTCAACTACCTGGCCTCGCGCCCCGAGATCGATGGGGACAGGATCGGGGCCTTCGGCATCAGCTTCGGCTCCTTCTGGGCGCCCCGCCTCGCCGCCCTGGAGCCCAGGCTCAAGGCCTGCGCCGCGGCCAGCGCGATGCTCTCCGGGACCCGGCACATCTTCGAGGAGACCTCCCCCCGCTTCAAGCAGATATTCATGTACATGGCGGGCGTCTCGGACGAGGAAGCCTTCGACCGGATGGTCGAGAAGATGACCCTCGACGGACACGCGGAGCGAATCCGCTGCCCGGTCCTGCTCGGGACGGGGGAGTTCGATCCGCTCAGCCCGGTGGAGGGGGCGCTCGCCCTCTTCGGGAGGCTGAACTGCCCGAAGGAGCTGTGGATCCTCGAGAACGAGTTCCACCGGGTCTGGGGCATGAAGGGCCTGGGCGGCCTGGACCTCAATCCCTTCGCGGCGGACTGGCTCCGGGAGGCGCTAAACGGGAACATCCGCCCCGGGCACAAGGAGATCGTGTACGTCCGTCAGGGCTCGGGCGCGGGGCCCTACAAGGGCGACCTTCCGGAGGACTACCCGGGCAGGTGGTGA
- a CDS encoding TAXI family TRAP transporter solute-binding subunit, translating into MMTEHVRTALGLILTCLLVGALPSAPDAAPKSMVLGTAPVGTASFPYMVGVATIINKAHPNDFALAPQETGGTVANIRLVDAGRIHLTGFSGMVVADALEGKAPFKEKAKVQALFSMYGQHFLWFARKASGVTSWDQIAGKKMAVGTPAGSTRVGGDLVVAAKGLKGKAQLLYLQPSAMIDSLRDGNIDAGFGLATGSSLAPWVQEVMSTLDVNFFGLDEPTITKLVQRPGLDRYVIPAGLLKGSPGFPTMSEYLIAGVSAKMDEKTAYMFTKTIQENLAELGKYSTAAKGVKPEDALKGLPPKLAFHPGAIRYYKEKGLMK; encoded by the coding sequence ATGATGACCGAGCATGTCCGGACGGCTTTGGGTCTGATTCTGACTTGCCTGTTGGTGGGCGCCCTGCCCTCCGCGCCGGACGCCGCCCCCAAGAGCATGGTGCTCGGGACGGCCCCGGTGGGGACGGCGTCCTTCCCGTACATGGTGGGCGTCGCCACCATCATCAACAAGGCTCATCCGAACGACTTCGCCCTCGCGCCCCAGGAGACGGGCGGCACGGTGGCCAACATCCGGCTCGTGGACGCGGGGAGAATCCACCTGACGGGCTTCTCCGGCATGGTGGTGGCGGACGCCCTCGAGGGCAAGGCCCCCTTCAAGGAGAAGGCCAAAGTCCAGGCCCTCTTCAGCATGTACGGGCAGCATTTCCTCTGGTTCGCCCGGAAGGCCTCGGGCGTCACCTCGTGGGACCAGATCGCCGGCAAGAAGATGGCGGTCGGCACCCCCGCGGGCTCCACCCGCGTGGGCGGCGACCTCGTGGTCGCCGCGAAGGGCCTGAAGGGAAAGGCGCAGCTCCTCTACCTCCAGCCCAGCGCCATGATCGACAGCCTGCGGGACGGGAACATCGACGCGGGCTTCGGCCTGGCCACGGGCAGCTCCCTCGCCCCCTGGGTCCAGGAGGTCATGTCCACCCTGGACGTGAACTTCTTCGGCCTCGACGAGCCCACCATCACCAAGCTCGTCCAGCGGCCCGGCCTGGACCGCTACGTGATTCCGGCCGGCCTCCTCAAGGGGAGCCCGGGCTTCCCCACCATGAGCGAGTACCTGATCGCGGGCGTCTCCGCCAAGATGGACGAAAAGACAGCCTACATGTTCACCAAGACGATCCAGGAGAATCTCGCGGAGTTAGGCAAGTATTCGACGGCGGCCAAGGGCGTCAAGCCCGAGGACGCCTTGAAGGGCCTTCCCCCAAAGCTGGCCTTCCATCCCGGGGCGATCCGCTACTACAAGGAAAAGGGCCTCATGAAGTAA
- a CDS encoding class I SAM-dependent methyltransferase has protein sequence MDIPRIFNITESAHRIHNPFTPEKLATLGAALRLETGTRVLDLGSGSGEMLCTWARDYGVIGTGIDMSQLFTEQAKLRAEKLGVADQVKFIHGDAAGFVSDEKAGVAACLGATWIAGGVVGTIELLAQSLRPGGIILIGEPYWRQLPPTEDVARGCLAGSISDFLLLPELLASFGHLGYDVVEMVLADQDSWDRYEAAKWLTMRRWLEANPDDEFAKDVRAKLTSEPERYAAYTREYLGWGVFALMTR, from the coding sequence TTGGATATTCCACGGATCTTCAACATCACCGAAAGTGCTCACCGCATCCATAACCCGTTCACACCCGAAAAGCTCGCCACTCTCGGCGCGGCGCTGCGTCTGGAAACGGGGACCCGAGTGCTCGACCTCGGCAGCGGTTCGGGGGAGATGCTGTGCACTTGGGCACGCGATTACGGAGTCATCGGCACCGGCATCGACATGAGCCAGTTGTTCACCGAGCAAGCGAAACTCCGCGCTGAAAAACTCGGTGTCGCCGATCAAGTCAAGTTCATCCATGGCGATGCTGCCGGCTTCGTCTCTGACGAGAAGGCCGGTGTGGCAGCCTGTCTCGGTGCCACGTGGATCGCTGGGGGAGTCGTCGGCACCATCGAGCTTTTGGCGCAGAGCCTCCGCCCCGGAGGGATCATCCTCATCGGCGAGCCCTACTGGCGGCAGTTACCGCCGACGGAAGATGTTGCCAGGGGGTGTCTTGCCGGCTCAATCTCCGACTTTCTCCTGCTTCCAGAACTTCTCGCGTCTTTCGGCCACCTCGGCTACGACGTCGTGGAAATGGTTTTGGCAGACCAAGACAGCTGGGACAGATACGAGGCGGCCAAGTGGCTCACCATGCGCCGATGGCTTGAAGCCAATCCCGACGACGAGTTCGCGAAAGATGTTCGAGCCAAACTAACCTCGGAACCCGAGCGCTACGCCGCTTACACGCGTGAATACCTGGGCTGGGGCGTGTTCGCGCTGATGACGCGGTGA
- a CDS encoding acyl-CoA/acyl-ACP dehydrogenase: protein MPIASVLPPGSQKWVDLADRVSREKIAPRAEAVDREGRFPFENYRDLAEAGLLALMVPREHGGIGADSLTYVTVLSRIARGCASTGLTFNMHSAIVDFMKQLASPEQQARYFGEVREKGAIFSSITSEPGSSFRDKFAVRTSIRRDGAGYRLAGKKHFCSLSTGAAYYFTWSLLDGARGLPDGLLNVMVPSDREGIEILDDWDTIGMRGTASNSIHFHDVRVEPEEVIGAPGSILGKDMSIWSLGYTAVYIGIAEAAYEFCVDYAKKTRFQGMDKTLAHVERVQRQIGEMSMLLENARRAAEKLGALRGNLGKQELTFILNQAKYLATEAAKELAEQGIRLCGGRGLSRSLPIERHLRDALAGVVMPPANDRCLETVGKIALGLEAKTLEFQ from the coding sequence ATGCCCATCGCGTCGGTCCTGCCCCCCGGGTCCCAGAAGTGGGTGGACCTGGCCGACCGCGTGAGCCGCGAGAAGATCGCCCCGCGGGCCGAGGCCGTGGACCGGGAGGGCCGCTTCCCCTTCGAGAACTACCGCGACCTGGCCGAGGCGGGCCTCCTCGCCCTCATGGTGCCCCGGGAGCACGGGGGCATCGGGGCGGACTCGCTGACCTACGTCACCGTCCTCTCCCGGATCGCCCGGGGCTGCGCCTCGACCGGGCTCACCTTCAACATGCACAGCGCCATCGTGGACTTCATGAAGCAGCTCGCCTCCCCCGAGCAGCAGGCGCGCTACTTCGGCGAGGTACGGGAGAAGGGGGCCATCTTCTCCTCCATCACGAGCGAGCCGGGCTCCTCCTTCCGGGACAAGTTCGCCGTGCGCACCTCCATCCGCCGGGACGGCGCGGGCTACCGCCTCGCCGGCAAGAAGCACTTCTGCTCCCTCTCGACGGGCGCCGCCTACTACTTCACCTGGAGCCTGCTGGACGGGGCCCGCGGCCTCCCGGACGGCCTGCTGAACGTGATGGTGCCCTCGGACCGCGAGGGCATCGAGATCCTCGACGACTGGGACACCATCGGCATGCGGGGGACGGCCTCGAACTCCATCCACTTCCACGACGTGCGGGTGGAGCCCGAGGAGGTGATCGGGGCGCCCGGCAGCATCCTGGGCAAGGACATGAGCATCTGGTCGCTCGGCTACACCGCGGTCTACATCGGCATCGCCGAGGCGGCCTACGAGTTCTGCGTGGACTACGCGAAGAAGACCAGGTTCCAGGGCATGGACAAGACCCTCGCCCACGTGGAGCGCGTCCAGCGCCAGATCGGGGAGATGTCCATGCTCCTGGAGAACGCCCGCCGCGCGGCCGAGAAGCTCGGCGCCCTCCGGGGCAACCTGGGGAAGCAGGAACTCACCTTCATCCTGAACCAGGCCAAGTACCTGGCCACCGAGGCCGCCAAGGAGCTGGCCGAGCAGGGCATCCGCCTCTGCGGGGGGCGCGGGCTTTCGCGCTCTCTCCCCATCGAGCGCCACCTGCGGGACGCCCTGGCGGGCGTCGTCATGCCCCCCGCCAACGACCGGTGCCTGGAGACGGTGGGCAAGATCGCGCTGGGATTGGAAGCCAAGACGCTGGAGTTTCAGTAG
- a CDS encoding IclR family transcriptional regulator produces MNQSLQKTARILDILMESKAPIGVNEFARLLRMPKSTVSRFMSTMESLGMVRRDPENGRFFLGFRLFELGCKAVEDLGLRKAALPLMESLRDRINESVVLTVLEDTHITYLDIIESHHAIVARTHVGGTAPAYCVSSGKVMLAHHPERIEKVIAQGLRPYTSQTVTDPDRLRRECEKAREQGYALNRGEFREGVNGVGAPIFNAAGAVVGAVSTSTPAARMHKQAWQEHAKAVTETARAISRRLGATVHEGAAAHHLPG; encoded by the coding sequence ATGAATCAATCGCTGCAGAAGACGGCCCGTATCCTCGACATCCTCATGGAGTCGAAGGCTCCGATCGGGGTGAACGAATTCGCCCGCCTCCTGAGGATGCCCAAGAGCACGGTCTCGCGCTTCATGTCCACGATGGAGTCGCTCGGCATGGTGCGCCGGGACCCCGAGAACGGCCGGTTCTTCCTGGGCTTCCGGCTCTTCGAGCTGGGTTGCAAGGCCGTCGAGGACCTGGGCCTGCGCAAGGCCGCCCTCCCCTTGATGGAATCCCTGCGCGACCGCATCAACGAGAGCGTCGTCCTGACCGTCCTGGAGGACACCCACATCACCTACCTGGACATAATCGAGAGCCATCACGCCATCGTCGCCCGCACCCACGTGGGCGGGACGGCCCCCGCCTACTGCGTCTCCAGCGGGAAGGTGATGCTCGCCCACCATCCGGAGCGCATCGAAAAAGTGATTGCCCAGGGCCTGCGCCCCTACACCTCCCAGACCGTCACCGACCCGGACCGCTTGCGGCGCGAGTGCGAGAAGGCCCGGGAGCAGGGCTACGCGCTGAACCGGGGGGAGTTCCGCGAGGGGGTCAACGGCGTGGGGGCTCCCATCTTCAACGCGGCGGGCGCCGTGGTCGGCGCGGTCAGCACCTCCACCCCCGCGGCGCGGATGCACAAGCAGGCCTGGCAGGAGCACGCGAAGGCCGTCACCGAAACCGCCCGCGCCATCTCCCGGCGCCTCGGCGCCACGGTGCACGAAGGGGCGGCGGCTCACCACCTGCCCGGGTAG
- a CDS encoding LLM class flavin-dependent oxidoreductase → MPVQFHWALCSFNAGDGHHANPKVPERPATLDYLTRVARAAEDAGCVNILVPTGTHCVDAWQTAAALATRTRKIKFLVAFRPGLVGPVLAAQQANTLDYLTGGRLSLNVVSGANSADLRRYGYHAAHDERYDCTEEFLEVVMRIWEEKGPVTHEGRFFKIEGAHVWPPRHTKPHPDIFLAGSSESAKRVAARFGDVHVFFAYEPETVAKDVEEVSRLAAEQPRARPLEFGVRHCICVRETKEEARRAAERMIEGSDLGNTATWADSVRMTESTSQRRINEMASRNPSYWLTETIWMGINKVRGGGATMFVGTPDMVAGQIRAYVHAGVAHFIMHGYPYLEEAGIFGREVLPLLRDLDPVILPEPPAPAEPGAAGAAARQA, encoded by the coding sequence ATGCCGGTCCAGTTCCATTGGGCGCTGTGCTCCTTCAACGCCGGCGACGGCCATCACGCCAACCCGAAGGTCCCCGAGCGCCCCGCCACCCTGGACTATCTGACGCGCGTCGCCCGGGCCGCGGAGGACGCCGGCTGCGTCAACATCCTCGTCCCCACGGGCACCCACTGCGTGGACGCTTGGCAGACGGCCGCCGCCCTCGCCACCCGCACCCGCAAGATCAAGTTCCTCGTCGCCTTCCGCCCCGGCCTGGTGGGGCCGGTCCTGGCCGCCCAGCAGGCGAACACGCTGGACTACCTCACCGGCGGCCGCCTCTCCCTCAACGTCGTCTCGGGCGCCAACTCGGCCGACCTCCGGCGCTACGGCTACCACGCCGCCCACGACGAGCGCTACGACTGCACGGAGGAGTTCCTCGAGGTGGTCATGCGCATCTGGGAGGAGAAGGGCCCCGTCACCCACGAGGGGAGGTTCTTCAAGATCGAGGGCGCCCACGTCTGGCCGCCCCGCCACACGAAGCCGCACCCGGACATCTTCCTGGCCGGGAGCTCCGAGAGCGCCAAGCGGGTGGCCGCCCGCTTCGGGGACGTGCACGTCTTCTTCGCCTACGAGCCCGAGACCGTGGCCAAGGACGTCGAGGAGGTCTCCCGGCTCGCGGCGGAGCAGCCCCGCGCCCGGCCCCTGGAGTTCGGGGTGCGGCACTGCATCTGCGTGCGCGAGACGAAGGAGGAGGCCCGCCGGGCCGCCGAGCGCATGATCGAGGGCAGCGACCTGGGCAACACCGCCACCTGGGCCGATTCCGTCCGCATGACCGAGTCCACCAGCCAGCGGCGCATCAACGAGATGGCGTCGCGGAACCCCTCCTACTGGCTCACCGAGACCATCTGGATGGGCATCAACAAGGTGCGCGGCGGAGGCGCCACGATGTTCGTCGGCACGCCGGACATGGTGGCCGGCCAGATCCGCGCCTACGTGCACGCCGGGGTCGCCCACTTCATCATGCACGGCTACCCCTACCTGGAGGAGGCCGGGATATTCGGCCGGGAGGTCCTCCCGCTGCTGCGGGACCTCGATCCGGTCATCCTGCCGGAGCCCCCCGCCCCGGCGGAGCCGGGGGCGGCCGGGGCCGCGGCCCGCCAGGCCTGA
- a CDS encoding TAXI family TRAP transporter solute-binding subunit, with protein sequence MRNERTRAALGLVLIFVLAGALPSAPEAAPKTMILGTAPAGTSSFPYMVGVATIINKAHPGEFALSPQETGGSVTNIRLLDAGKIHLTGFSGMVAADALAGKPPFKQKYNVRALFSMYKQPYFWFGRGASGITSWDRIQGKKIAVGTPGGGTRLVGDLVVEAKGLKGKARILYLQPSAMIDSLRDGNLDAGFGQIAGNSPVPWVQEVMASLNVNFFGLDEPTIAALIKAKPGLIRLEVPANLLKGSPGFATVGDPLIAGVSAGMDERTAFLLTQTVQENLAALASYSPAAKGAKPEDALKGIPSSVPLHPGATRYYKEKGLMK encoded by the coding sequence ATGCGCAATGAACGCACGCGGGCGGCTTTGGGTCTGGTCCTGATCTTCGTGCTTGCGGGCGCCCTGCCCTCCGCCCCGGAAGCCGCCCCCAAGACCATGATCCTCGGAACGGCCCCGGCCGGGACATCGTCCTTCCCCTACATGGTGGGCGTCGCGACCATCATCAACAAGGCCCACCCCGGCGAGTTCGCCCTCTCCCCGCAGGAGACGGGCGGATCGGTGACCAACATCCGGCTTCTGGACGCGGGGAAAATCCATCTGACGGGATTCTCCGGCATGGTGGCGGCGGACGCCCTCGCGGGCAAGCCCCCATTCAAGCAGAAGTACAACGTCCGAGCCCTTTTCAGCATGTACAAGCAGCCCTATTTCTGGTTCGGGCGCGGGGCTTCCGGCATCACCTCGTGGGACCGGATCCAGGGCAAGAAGATAGCCGTCGGAACCCCCGGAGGCGGCACCCGCCTGGTCGGGGACTTGGTGGTCGAGGCGAAGGGACTGAAGGGCAAGGCGCGGATCCTCTATCTCCAGCCCAGCGCCATGATCGACAGCCTGCGGGACGGGAACCTCGACGCGGGATTCGGCCAGATCGCGGGCAATTCCCCGGTGCCTTGGGTCCAGGAGGTCATGGCGTCCCTGAACGTGAATTTCTTCGGCTTGGATGAACCCACCATCGCCGCGCTCATCAAAGCGAAGCCCGGCCTGATCCGTTTGGAGGTGCCGGCCAATCTCCTCAAGGGAAGCCCGGGATTCGCGACGGTCGGCGACCCCCTCATCGCGGGCGTCTCCGCCGGGATGGACGAGCGGACGGCCTTCTTGCTCACCCAGACGGTTCAGGAAAATCTCGCGGCTCTGGCCAGCTACTCGCCGGCGGCCAAGGGCGCCAAGCCCGAGGATGCGCTCAAGGGCATTCCCTCCAGCGTGCCCTTGCACCCCGGCGCGACCCGCTATTACAAGGAAAAGGGCCTCATGAAGTAA
- a CDS encoding WbqC family protein encodes MMVAIHQPAYLPWLGYFHKILQADLFVLLDTVQMEKNGFVNRNRVWTPQGVQWLTVPVLMKGHTHSSLQEMRINPAASWKSKHLRTLALSYVKRPHYPRYAGDIERLLVASGEDLTPFLARMLAYFLEALGLKEKRVVLASTLAPEGKATTLLLDICKKAGATSYLSGVAGRDYLERKPFEEAGIEVVFQDFRHPRYDQGRPGFEPNLALVDALFNIGGEAVLELLKGAGGVEG; translated from the coding sequence ATGATGGTCGCCATCCACCAGCCGGCCTACCTGCCCTGGCTGGGCTACTTCCACAAGATCCTCCAGGCCGACCTCTTCGTCCTCCTGGACACGGTCCAGATGGAGAAGAACGGCTTCGTGAACCGCAACCGCGTCTGGACCCCCCAGGGCGTCCAGTGGCTCACCGTGCCCGTCCTGATGAAGGGCCACACCCACAGCAGCCTCCAGGAGATGCGCATCAACCCGGCCGCCTCCTGGAAGTCCAAGCACCTGCGCACCCTCGCCCTCTCCTACGTGAAGCGCCCCCACTACCCCCGCTACGCCGGGGACATCGAGCGCCTCCTCGTCGCCTCCGGCGAGGACTTGACCCCCTTCCTCGCCCGGATGCTCGCCTACTTCCTCGAAGCCCTCGGCCTGAAGGAGAAGCGCGTGGTCCTGGCCTCCACCCTCGCCCCCGAGGGCAAGGCCACTACCCTCCTCCTCGACATCTGCAAGAAGGCGGGCGCCACCTCCTACCTCTCCGGCGTGGCCGGAAGGGACTACCTGGAGCGCAAGCCCTTCGAGGAGGCCGGGATCGAGGTGGTCTTCCAGGACTTCCGCCACCCGCGCTACGACCAGGGCCGCCCCGGCTTCGAGCCCAACCTCGCCCTCGTGGACGCGCTGTTCAACATCGGCGGGGAGGCGGTGCTGGAGCTGCTGAAAGGGGCGGGCGGGGTGGAGGGTTAG
- a CDS encoding SDR family oxidoreductase, with amino-acid sequence MRLLNKIAFITGGGRGIGREIALAFAREGADVAVAARTASEVESVAKEVQGLGRRSLAVRLDLTNRANIRQAAKTVLEHFGRVDILVNNAGVLSKGPAATLDEKTWDTTLAINLTGIFLVTQAFLGQMLERGKGRIININSSSGKIGLPYRSAYAASKHGALGFMRSLASEVADKGITVNAICPGLVDTQMWDTSVENFAAEMGKTPEEAREMFRQRIPVKRFTEAWELAPLAVYLASDDSISLTGQAIQLDGGFLQS; translated from the coding sequence ATGAGACTCCTCAACAAGATTGCGTTCATCACCGGCGGGGGCCGTGGAATCGGGCGCGAGATCGCCCTGGCGTTCGCCCGGGAGGGGGCCGACGTCGCCGTGGCGGCCCGCACGGCCTCCGAGGTTGAGAGCGTGGCGAAGGAAGTTCAGGGGCTGGGCCGCCGGAGCCTGGCCGTGCGGCTCGACCTGACGAACCGGGCCAACATCCGCCAAGCGGCGAAGACCGTTCTGGAGCACTTCGGCCGGGTGGACATCCTGGTCAACAACGCCGGGGTGCTGAGCAAGGGGCCGGCCGCCACGCTCGACGAGAAGACGTGGGACACCACGCTGGCGATCAACCTGACGGGCATATTCCTCGTCACCCAGGCGTTCCTGGGCCAGATGCTGGAGAGGGGGAAGGGCCGCATCATCAACATCAACTCGAGCTCGGGGAAGATCGGCCTCCCCTACCGCAGCGCATACGCCGCCTCCAAGCACGGGGCCCTCGGCTTCATGCGGTCGCTCGCCAGCGAGGTGGCCGACAAGGGCATCACCGTGAACGCCATCTGCCCGGGCCTGGTGGACACCCAGATGTGGGACACGAGCGTCGAGAACTTCGCCGCCGAGATGGGGAAGACGCCCGAGGAGGCGAGGGAGATGTTCCGCCAGCGCATCCCCGTCAAGCGCTTCACCGAGGCCTGGGAGCTCGCGCCATTGGCCGTGTATCTGGCGTCCGACGACTCCATCTCCCTGACGGGCCAGGCCATCCAGCTGGACGGCGGGTTCCTGCAATCCTGA